The Aeromicrobium yanjiei genome includes a region encoding these proteins:
- the trmB gene encoding tRNA (guanosine(46)-N7)-methyltransferase TrmB: protein MEPTLYRSEPVSFTRRGGRLTERQQAAWDALAETYVVDVPRHGPNTSIDPSYVLDQQSLFGRRAPLVVEIGSGRGEAIVHAAKQHPELDFLGLEVYIPGVAQTLVTMRHEGVTNVRLAIVNAAEVLATSLPEGSVHELRIWFPDPWHKKRHHKRRLVTPEFAALAARVLEPGGVWRLATDWQDYADQMREVLDGSPDFDFSGDWSERFEGRPQTRFEGKGLRVERDIRDLHAVRRTP from the coding sequence GTGGAACCCACCCTCTATCGCTCAGAGCCCGTCTCGTTCACCCGCCGCGGAGGCCGCCTGACCGAGCGCCAGCAGGCCGCTTGGGACGCGCTCGCCGAGACGTACGTCGTGGACGTGCCGCGGCACGGACCGAACACCTCGATCGACCCGTCGTACGTGCTCGACCAGCAGTCGCTCTTCGGGCGCCGAGCGCCGCTGGTCGTCGAGATCGGCAGCGGAAGGGGTGAGGCGATCGTGCACGCCGCGAAGCAGCATCCCGAGCTGGACTTCCTCGGCCTCGAGGTCTACATCCCCGGTGTCGCCCAGACGCTGGTCACGATGCGGCACGAGGGCGTGACCAACGTGCGGCTTGCGATCGTCAACGCGGCAGAGGTGCTGGCGACCTCGCTCCCGGAGGGATCCGTGCACGAGCTGCGGATCTGGTTCCCCGATCCGTGGCACAAGAAGCGCCACCACAAGAGGCGACTCGTGACGCCGGAGTTCGCGGCGCTGGCGGCACGGGTGCTCGAGCCGGGCGGGGTGTGGCGGCTCGCGACCGACTGGCAGGACTACGCCGACCAGATGCGGGAGGTGCTCGACGGCTCCCCCGACTTCGACTTCTCCGGCGACTGGTCCGAGCGCTTCGAGGGCCGCCCGCAGACGCGCTTCGAGGGCAAGGGGCTGCGTGTGGAGCGGGACATCCGTGATCTCCACGCGGTCCGGCGTACGCCCTAG
- a CDS encoding Bax inhibitor-1/YccA family protein: MKSSNPVFARSAEFNGRGGAIANDPSQWQVDLNGSPTHTERGTGTGRMTMDSVVEKTAITLGVLTVAAAITWFAIGDIVNPTTGEAAYGKAATFATLGAIIGFVLAMVNSFKKVVSPALVLGYAVFEGVFIGAFSKVIAGYVNAPSIVFQAVLGTVIAFAGTLAAYKFFNIQVTDRFRKIVTIAMFSVVGVLLVNFVLSLTGVLDNGGLRGFNTLGLLVSCALVVLAVFMLIMDFDYVEKGVAAGIPEREAWRAAFGLTVTLVWLYIEILRILAILRGDN; encoded by the coding sequence ATGAAGAGCAGCAATCCTGTCTTCGCCCGCAGCGCCGAGTTCAACGGCCGCGGCGGCGCGATCGCCAACGACCCGTCCCAGTGGCAGGTCGACCTCAACGGCTCGCCCACCCACACCGAGCGCGGCACCGGCACCGGTCGCATGACGATGGACTCGGTCGTCGAGAAGACCGCCATCACGCTCGGCGTCCTGACCGTGGCCGCGGCCATCACCTGGTTCGCGATCGGTGACATCGTGAACCCGACCACCGGCGAGGCCGCGTACGGCAAGGCCGCGACCTTCGCGACCCTGGGTGCGATCATCGGCTTCGTCCTGGCGATGGTCAACTCGTTCAAGAAGGTCGTCAGCCCCGCGCTGGTGCTGGGATACGCAGTCTTCGAGGGTGTCTTCATCGGTGCCTTCTCCAAGGTCATCGCCGGCTACGTCAACGCCCCGTCGATCGTCTTCCAGGCTGTCCTCGGAACGGTCATCGCCTTCGCCGGCACGCTCGCGGCGTACAAGTTCTTCAACATCCAGGTCACGGACCGTTTCCGCAAGATCGTCACGATCGCGATGTTCAGCGTCGTGGGCGTCCTGCTGGTCAACTTCGTGCTCAGCCTGACGGGTGTGCTCGACAACGGCGGCCTGCGTGGCTTCAACACGCTCGGCCTGCTCGTCTCGTGCGCGCTGGTCGTGCTCGCGGTCTTCATGCTGATCATGGACTTCGACTACGTCGAGAAGGGTGTCGCAGCCGGCATCCCCGAGCGTGAGGCCTGGCGCGCGGCGTTCGGCCTGACCGTCACGCTGGTCTGGCTCTACATCGAGATCCTGCGCATCCTCGCGATCCTGCGCGGCGACAACTGA
- a CDS encoding DUF3052 family protein: protein MTDLSNAAKLRISDGFVVWVVGTSVEETTLLDPMPEGAEMVEVRDEEDPESVDAAILVADDRLVLADRFDEILPQIGSIPLVWVCYPQHDSADIDEESIQELAADYGWYAEESVVLDDTWAALRIDQS, encoded by the coding sequence ATGACCGATCTCAGCAATGCCGCGAAGCTGCGGATCTCGGACGGTTTCGTCGTGTGGGTCGTCGGGACCTCGGTCGAGGAGACCACGCTGCTCGACCCGATGCCCGAGGGCGCGGAGATGGTCGAGGTGCGCGACGAGGAGGACCCGGAGTCCGTCGACGCGGCGATCCTGGTGGCCGACGACCGGCTCGTCCTCGCCGACCGCTTCGACGAGATCCTTCCGCAGATCGGCTCGATCCCCCTCGTCTGGGTCTGCTATCCCCAGCACGACAGCGCCGACATCGACGAGGAGTCCATCCAGGAGCTCGCCGCGGACTACGGCTGGTACGCCGAGGAGTCCGTGGTCCTCGACGACACCTGGGCCGCGCTGCGGATCGACCAGTCCTAG